The Halobacteriovorax sp. DA5 genome includes the window ATAGAAAGGCTCATACTTTTTGATATTGTATTGATAACCATAACTTTGTAGTGGCATAGACTTAAGAGAGAAGCCTAAAGCAGCAAGATTAGAATTAAAATAATTATCTAAATTGAGAAAGAATTTATTCCCCTCAACTGTCGCTAAAATATCAGTAACGACATCTTGATAGTCATGAATACGATCTCTAACATCATAAACCCATTTGCGATCTTCAGTATTAATAAGTTTTACAAGATCATCTTTCGTTTTAATATCAGTTATATTAATTAAGCCTGAAAGAGTTTCAACTTGATGATTTAGGATCTGATAAACTTCATTGAAAGAAGATCGATTAAATACTCTTTCTAAACATTTTAAGTTTTCAAGTGCACAAAAAATTTCATAAATAAACATGCGATGAATTTTCACAGCACTACTATTAACTTTGCTTGTAATGTACTCGCTGAGTTCGAGAGCAAGAAGAGATGTAATATTCTTTAGAGGAAGATCAGATTCTAATAAAAGCGAAATAGCCTCATCAACTCCCTTACCTTCGATATTCTTTTCTATTGATTTTGATTTATTAAAATCAAAGTCAAACGCAACATCATCGATATGATCTTCATCTATATTAAAACGAATTTTAGAATCTGAAATTGACGAGTCAAATTTTCGAATAGGAACTTCAATTTCTTCCCCTGTAACACTTAAAGGCGCAAAGTAATCAGAGCAAAGTTCGACCTGAGATTCATCTAGAAGATGATTATCCTTCTCTAAATAGTACTTTGCTTTAGGAGAGACAATCTCATATTGTATGCGATCTGTTTTGC containing:
- a CDS encoding NADH-quinone oxidoreductase subunit C, translated to MNIFEVTDIVQVKSKAELSMLMLAHFDDQHIVFTGLSCIDLLNANDLKDKYNLLNSRFLLIYQFQNLNDHKRIFYALALSYGQTAQSFGHLFESMTWFEAEVSRNYGVHFYRKTDRIQYEIVSPKAKYYLEKDNHLLDESQVELCSDYFAPLSVTGEEIEVPIRKFDSSISDSKIRFNIDEDHIDDVAFDFDFNKSKSIEKNIEGKGVDEAISLLLESDLPLKNITSLLALELSEYITSKVNSSAVKIHRMFIYEIFCALENLKCLERVFNRSSFNEVYQILNHQVETLSGLINITDIKTKDDLVKLINTEDRKWVYDVRDRIHDYQDVVTDILATVEGNKFFLNLDNYFNSNLAALGFSLKSMPLQSYGYQYNIKKYEPFYEYNDLAKAEFLALKGTTYELLLIRLKELKNTYSNIIKICEEYPIIRNERDTDTNITKSGIFLATTQVSSGEVSILSYIKEDGMLDRFHLMSPTMANLKYFSKRLKKFALSQIACEWNALGISEEEIIK